The Streptomyces aurantiacus genome includes a region encoding these proteins:
- the rfbA gene encoding glucose-1-phosphate thymidylyltransferase RfbA: MKGIILAGGSGTRLRPLTGALSKQILPVYDKPMIYYPLSVLMLAGVRDILLISSKDHSDSFRTLLGDGSRLGLHIEYAEQDEPRGIAEALVIGADFIEDDQVALVLGDNIFHGPRFSVLLDDAVRRLDGAALFGYRVRDPHRYGIGEIDADGRLLSLEEKPRTPRSNLAVTGLYLYDSDVVGIAKNLSPSARGELEITDVNLAYLAQGRARLTELGRGFAWLDMGTHDSLLQAAQYVQLVEQRQGEWIACVEEVALNRGLITAEQCLRLGEEMAGTDYGAYVTEVAARHRPALTARVA, encoded by the coding sequence ATGAAGGGCATCATCCTCGCCGGCGGCAGCGGTACCCGGCTGCGGCCGCTGACCGGCGCGCTGTCCAAGCAGATCCTGCCGGTCTACGACAAACCCATGATCTACTACCCGCTGTCCGTGCTGATGCTGGCCGGGGTCCGGGACATCCTGCTGATCTCGTCCAAGGACCACTCGGACAGCTTCCGCACCCTGTTGGGCGACGGCTCCCGGCTCGGCCTGCACATCGAGTACGCCGAGCAGGACGAGCCGCGCGGCATCGCCGAGGCCCTGGTCATCGGCGCCGACTTCATCGAGGACGACCAGGTCGCGCTGGTGCTGGGCGACAACATCTTCCACGGGCCGCGGTTCTCGGTGCTCCTGGACGACGCGGTGCGCCGGCTCGACGGCGCCGCGCTGTTCGGCTACCGGGTGCGCGATCCGCACCGGTACGGGATCGGGGAGATCGACGCCGACGGCCGGCTGCTGTCGCTGGAGGAGAAGCCCCGCACCCCGCGCTCCAACCTCGCGGTGACCGGGCTGTACCTCTACGACTCCGACGTGGTCGGGATCGCCAAGAACCTCTCCCCCTCGGCGCGGGGCGAGCTGGAGATCACCGACGTCAACCTGGCCTACCTGGCGCAGGGCCGGGCCCGGCTCACCGAGCTCGGCCGCGGCTTCGCCTGGCTGGACATGGGCACCCACGACTCGCTGCTGCAGGCGGCGCAGTACGTCCAGCTGGTCGAGCAGCGGCAGGGCGAGTGGATCGCCTGCGTCGAGGAGGTGGCCCTCAACCGCGGCCTCATCACCGCCGAACAGTGCCTGCGTCTGGGCGAGGAGATGGCGGGCACCGACTACGGCGCCTACGTCACCGAGGTCGCAGCCCGCCACCGCCCGGCACTGACCGCCCGCGTCGCCTGA
- a CDS encoding MFS transporter has translation MARALSRLLPEPGAGRLLVLCTAVASLGNGLYVTGGAVYFVHVVGLSPGQVGLGMSLAGVLALALGVPTGHLADRFGPRGTTAVFALGKAAALFAAAFVDSFAAYLAMAVALGLAEQSGHIARGALVSAVMGREGRVRLSAYMRSVFNGGFSLASLAAGLVIAADAKTAYLCLFWGNALAMMLVAALYMRLPKVPGTVREPRGERPRGAVRDVPYLVVAQVSGIVRIGPIALAVGLPLWLVVHTDAPRALAAWIMLVNTLMVVFLQVRMARDADTVRGAARLQRVTAVVLAVACAVTALTGWMPAWAAAAVLLAVAVLFTLGEIWGEAARWGLRYELAPANAQGQYGGAFATGDALALIAGPALVTVVPDRLGGLGWLLIGALFLGVLAAGGPAVRWAERTRLPQRETAGVPAGAVKAP, from the coding sequence ATGGCCCGTGCGTTGTCCCGCCTGCTTCCCGAACCTGGTGCCGGCCGGCTGCTGGTCCTGTGCACCGCCGTGGCCAGCCTCGGCAACGGCCTCTATGTCACCGGCGGCGCCGTGTACTTCGTTCATGTCGTGGGGCTGTCACCGGGACAGGTGGGCCTGGGCATGTCGCTCGCCGGAGTCCTGGCCCTGGCGCTGGGGGTACCGACCGGGCACCTCGCCGACCGGTTCGGGCCGCGGGGCACCACCGCGGTGTTCGCCCTGGGGAAGGCGGCGGCGCTGTTCGCTGCGGCCTTCGTGGATTCCTTCGCGGCCTACCTGGCGATGGCCGTGGCCCTGGGCCTGGCCGAACAGAGCGGCCACATCGCCCGGGGCGCCCTGGTGTCGGCGGTGATGGGCAGGGAGGGCCGGGTCCGGCTCTCGGCGTACATGCGCAGTGTGTTCAACGGCGGCTTCTCGCTGGCCTCGCTGGCGGCCGGCCTGGTCATCGCCGCCGATGCGAAGACCGCCTACCTCTGCCTGTTCTGGGGCAATGCCCTGGCCATGATGCTGGTGGCCGCGCTGTACATGCGGCTGCCCAAGGTCCCGGGCACGGTGCGCGAACCCCGGGGCGAGCGGCCGCGCGGCGCGGTGCGCGACGTCCCCTATCTGGTGGTCGCCCAGGTCTCGGGGATCGTCAGGATCGGGCCGATCGCCCTGGCGGTGGGACTGCCGCTCTGGCTGGTGGTGCACACCGACGCCCCGCGTGCGCTGGCGGCATGGATCATGCTGGTCAACACGCTGATGGTGGTGTTCCTGCAGGTGCGGATGGCACGCGACGCGGACACCGTGCGGGGGGCGGCACGGCTTCAGCGGGTCACCGCTGTGGTGTTGGCCGTCGCCTGTGCGGTCACCGCCCTGACCGGGTGGATGCCCGCCTGGGCGGCCGCCGCCGTCCTCCTGGCCGTCGCGGTGCTCTTCACCCTGGGCGAGATCTGGGGGGAGGCCGCCCGATGGGGGCTGCGCTACGAGCTGGCGCCCGCGAACGCGCAGGGACAGTACGGGGGCGCCTTCGCGACCGGTGACGCCCTCGCGCTGATCGCCGGGCCGGCCCTGGTCACCGTGGTGCCCGACCGGCTCGGCGGCCTCGGCTGGCTGCTGATCGGCGCCCTGTTCCTCGGCGTTCTGGCCGCCGGCGGTCCCGCCGTCCGCTGGGCGGAACGGACCCGGCTGCCGCAGCGGGAGACAGCCGGCGTTCCCGCCGGGGCGGTGAAGGCCCCATGA
- a CDS encoding response regulator transcription factor, with the protein MIRILLAEDMHMVRGALVALLNLEDDLDVVAEIERGDQILSQAREHRPDVAIIDIDLPGLDGLSAAELLHERLPECRTLILTSLGRPGTLRRAMSAHVSGFLLKDAPPSDLAQAVRRVVTGQRVIDPQLALAAWGGSESPLTIREAEVLKMAAQGLEPQEMAAQLHLSPGTVRNYLTTVVTKLNARNRVDAIRIARESGWLL; encoded by the coding sequence ATGATTCGGATCCTCCTTGCCGAAGACATGCACATGGTCCGCGGCGCACTGGTTGCTCTGCTCAATCTGGAGGACGACCTGGACGTGGTCGCCGAGATCGAGCGCGGCGACCAGATCCTGAGCCAGGCACGCGAGCACCGGCCGGACGTGGCCATCATCGACATCGACCTGCCCGGCCTGGACGGACTCAGCGCGGCCGAACTCCTGCATGAGCGGCTCCCCGAGTGCCGGACCCTGATCCTCACCAGCCTCGGCCGCCCCGGCACGCTGCGCCGGGCGATGTCCGCGCACGTCTCGGGTTTCCTCCTCAAGGACGCACCGCCCAGCGATCTCGCCCAGGCCGTCCGCCGGGTCGTCACCGGCCAGCGGGTGATCGACCCCCAACTGGCCCTGGCCGCCTGGGGCGGCAGCGAGAGCCCGCTGACCATCCGTGAGGCGGAGGTGCTGAAGATGGCCGCGCAGGGCCTGGAACCACAGGAGATGGCCGCGCAGCTCCACCTGTCACCGGGCACCGTGCGCAACTACCTCACCACGGTCGTGACCAAGCTGAACGCACGGAACCGGGTCGATGCCATCCGCATCGCCCGCGAGTCGGGCTGGCTGCTGTGA
- a CDS encoding TOMM precursor leader peptide-binding protein, translating to MTSESFVPGGPAPASLQDGSALVGFRHHLRPATVPGEATYLVSRQGVTTLHGLLADVLVPLLDGTQSLAEILHAASPALTTEEAEDGLRLLSEAGLLRFRNPALAAASTDPIAEAYWDLAGLDGARAAAGLTGSRLRILPLTGVDATPVLAASVESGLRVTDSDTDLTLVLCDDYLSPELERVDAEHRAAGRPWLLTRLCGYEPWIGPFFRPDEGPCWSCLAYRLEQHRGYEGPLQQALGLDRPLVRPIASLSAGRVMATQSAVLEAAKWLAGLRYADQGSVRTVDTLNLRTRVHPVSRIPQCSSCGEPGLTSRRVLAPFVPRSRTKAGHGGDHRALSPDQLLKRHAHLVSPITGIVPILEPSPGAPEFATTYVSGHNLAMRDRGPAGLRSQSGGKGLTDTDARTSALCEAVERYCGTRHGDEPVVVDTLHALGDQALHPNSCQLYADAQFRERDRWNRSGSPFHHVPEPFDERRPVEWTPVWSLTEQRQRLLPTSMLYFSTTAGSPGPYADSNGNAAGSSPEDALLQGFLELVERDAVALWWYNRTRQPAIDLDSFHEPYIGRLREGYRKLGRDLWALDLTSDLGIPAVVALSRRTGGPTEDIVFGFGAHFDPAVALRRALTETGQLLPAVSRDRPGGGYGITDALPVRWWRQATLANQPYLAPDPAARPRTPGHWNYVVRNDLLDDVKAITGLVAAKGLELLALDQTRPDVGMPVVKVIVPGLRHFWARYAPGRLFDIPVTLGRLSHPTPYEQLNPVPLFV from the coding sequence ATGACCTCTGAGTCGTTTGTCCCCGGGGGACCCGCGCCGGCCTCTTTGCAGGACGGCTCGGCCCTCGTGGGCTTCAGGCACCACCTGCGCCCGGCGACCGTCCCGGGCGAGGCGACCTATCTGGTCTCCCGCCAGGGCGTGACCACCCTGCACGGCCTGCTCGCCGATGTGCTGGTGCCGCTGCTCGACGGCACCCAGTCACTCGCCGAGATCCTGCACGCCGCCTCGCCCGCCCTCACCACCGAGGAGGCCGAGGACGGGCTGCGCCTGCTCAGCGAAGCCGGGCTGCTGCGCTTTCGCAATCCCGCCCTGGCGGCGGCGAGCACCGACCCCATCGCCGAGGCGTACTGGGACCTGGCCGGCCTGGACGGCGCCCGGGCCGCGGCGGGCCTGACCGGCTCCCGGCTGCGGATCCTGCCGCTCACCGGCGTCGACGCCACACCCGTGCTCGCGGCCAGTGTGGAGTCCGGTCTGCGGGTGACCGACTCGGACACGGACCTCACGCTGGTCCTGTGCGACGACTACCTCTCCCCCGAGCTGGAGCGGGTGGACGCCGAACACCGGGCGGCGGGCAGGCCGTGGCTGCTCACCCGGCTGTGCGGCTACGAACCCTGGATCGGCCCGTTCTTCCGGCCGGACGAGGGACCGTGCTGGTCGTGCCTGGCCTACCGGCTGGAGCAGCACCGCGGGTACGAGGGGCCGCTCCAGCAGGCCCTGGGCCTGGACCGGCCGCTCGTGCGGCCGATCGCTTCGCTTTCGGCCGGACGCGTCATGGCCACCCAGAGCGCGGTCCTGGAGGCCGCCAAGTGGCTGGCCGGGCTGCGCTACGCCGACCAGGGCTCCGTCCGCACGGTCGACACCCTCAACCTCCGCACCCGCGTGCACCCCGTGTCCCGGATCCCCCAGTGCTCCTCCTGCGGCGAACCCGGCCTGACCAGCCGGCGCGTCCTCGCACCGTTCGTCCCGAGGTCGCGGACCAAGGCCGGGCACGGCGGCGACCACCGGGCCCTGAGCCCCGACCAGCTGCTCAAGCGCCACGCGCACCTGGTGAGCCCGATCACCGGCATCGTGCCGATCCTCGAACCCTCCCCCGGAGCACCGGAGTTCGCCACCACCTACGTGTCGGGGCACAACCTGGCGATGCGGGACCGCGGTCCGGCCGGACTGCGCTCGCAGAGCGGCGGCAAGGGCCTGACCGACACCGACGCCCGCACCAGCGCCCTGTGCGAGGCGGTGGAGCGCTACTGCGGCACCCGGCACGGCGACGAACCGGTCGTGGTGGACACCCTGCACGCCCTCGGCGATCAGGCGCTGCACCCCAACTCCTGCCAGCTGTACGCGGATGCGCAGTTCCGCGAACGGGACCGCTGGAACCGCTCGGGCTCGCCCTTCCACCATGTGCCCGAACCCTTCGACGAGAGGCGGCCGGTGGAGTGGACCCCCGTGTGGTCCCTGACCGAGCAGCGCCAGCGGCTGCTGCCCACCTCGATGCTCTACTTCTCCACCACTGCCGGTTCGCCCGGGCCCTACGCCGACTCCAACGGCAACGCGGCGGGCAGCAGCCCTGAGGACGCCCTGCTGCAGGGGTTCCTCGAACTGGTGGAACGGGACGCCGTCGCCCTGTGGTGGTACAACCGCACCCGGCAGCCCGCCATCGACCTGGACTCCTTCCACGAGCCGTACATAGGACGGCTGCGCGAGGGATACCGGAAACTGGGCCGGGACCTGTGGGCGCTCGACCTCACATCGGACCTCGGCATTCCCGCGGTCGTGGCACTGTCCCGGCGTACCGGGGGCCCCACCGAGGACATCGTCTTCGGCTTCGGCGCCCACTTCGACCCGGCCGTCGCGCTGCGCCGTGCGCTCACCGAGACGGGGCAGCTGCTGCCGGCCGTGAGCCGGGACCGCCCCGGCGGCGGATACGGCATCACGGACGCTCTCCCGGTCCGCTGGTGGCGGCAGGCGACCCTCGCCAACCAGCCGTATCTGGCGCCGGACCCGGCCGCCCGGCCACGGACTCCCGGCCACTGGAACTACGTCGTGCGCAACGATCTCCTCGACGACGTCAAGGCCATCACCGGCCTCGTCGCCGCCAAGGGCCTGGAGCTCCTGGCCCTCGACCAGACCCGCCCGGACGTGGGCATGCCGGTGGTCAAGGTGATAGTGCCGGGACTGCGGCACTTCTGGGCCCGGTACGCGCCCGGCAGGCTGTTCGACATACCTGTCACACTCGGCCGCCTCTCCCACCCCACCCCCTACGAGCAGCTCAACCCCGTCCCGCTGTTCGTCTGA
- a CDS encoding NADH oxidase: MIPPPEDSPLRLHHLWSLREDTAVGWDEEGQALVLSGPQGTERIEAPTSVVAEALHRMELGPIRLANLLQQPKDEPAAGQDSYTLVLSVLREISHLVIRTLSLEDLKGPVLSVVPAGRSARFALVRVPSQRRVQLRPNVTITVQENAFLLEGRALDHRVQIHRPEAMWVVSLLAWPTTPDAVVEVAPLPAELTLAILGHLAGAGMTVAAS; the protein is encoded by the coding sequence GTGATTCCCCCCCCAGAAGACTCCCCCCTGCGCCTGCACCACCTGTGGTCCCTGCGCGAGGACACGGCGGTCGGGTGGGACGAGGAGGGCCAGGCACTGGTGCTCAGCGGTCCGCAGGGCACCGAGCGGATCGAGGCTCCCACGAGCGTGGTGGCCGAGGCGCTGCACCGGATGGAACTGGGTCCCATCCGGCTCGCGAACCTGCTGCAGCAGCCGAAGGACGAACCGGCCGCCGGACAGGACAGCTACACACTGGTGCTGTCGGTGCTGCGGGAGATCTCCCACCTGGTGATCCGCACCCTGTCCCTGGAAGACCTCAAGGGGCCGGTGCTGTCGGTGGTCCCGGCGGGCCGCAGCGCCCGCTTCGCCCTGGTCCGGGTGCCGTCGCAGCGCAGGGTGCAGCTGCGGCCCAACGTGACGATCACGGTGCAGGAGAACGCCTTCCTGCTGGAGGGCCGCGCCCTGGACCACCGGGTGCAGATCCACCGCCCCGAGGCGATGTGGGTGGTGTCTTTACTGGCCTGGCCCACAACACCGGACGCGGTGGTCGAAGTGGCCCCGCTGCCCGCCGAGTTGACCCTGGCGATCCTCGGTCACCTGGCGGGAGCCGGCATGACGGTGGCCGCGAGCTGA
- a CDS encoding sensor histidine kinase, producing MATRTARGILLAALICYLGITFLNILSVSLDAYDLTRALVCLTLVFGLQLVHSAPGISTAPMRTKLLTLAAQGVLSFLPLIWFGVFWGAMAGFFAGSLLLLLPAAAGWTLYGLTALSMVIPAVLDDRGVIDAVYLAQTTALTGLVVYGLSRLTSLVDQLHRARTDLARLAVSNEQLRFSRDLHDLLGYSLSAVSLKNELIRRLIPTNPHRACEEVDEVLVISRQALADVRRVASGYREMSLSSELASAESVLAAADVSVTVDTQDAIEHLGVLTSTVLATVLREGVTNLLRHSKASCCWISARIEGDAVCLSIVNDGLILGSHLRSPSNGSGLGNLERRLEDIGGRLITQRLPDASDTGLFRLSAEAPVKEHGPAPRTHE from the coding sequence GTGGCCACCAGAACAGCCCGGGGCATTCTGCTGGCCGCGCTCATCTGTTATCTGGGCATCACTTTCCTCAACATTCTGTCCGTGTCGCTCGACGCATACGATCTGACCCGCGCCCTGGTCTGTCTGACGCTGGTGTTCGGACTGCAACTCGTGCACTCGGCACCCGGCATCTCCACCGCACCGATGCGCACCAAGCTCCTCACTCTGGCCGCCCAAGGTGTCCTCTCCTTCCTGCCGCTGATCTGGTTCGGAGTGTTCTGGGGCGCCATGGCCGGCTTCTTCGCCGGCTCCCTGCTGCTTCTCCTGCCGGCCGCGGCAGGCTGGACCCTGTACGGGCTGACGGCGCTCAGCATGGTCATCCCCGCCGTGCTGGACGACCGGGGTGTCATCGACGCGGTGTACCTGGCCCAGACGACCGCGCTCACGGGGCTCGTCGTGTACGGCCTGAGCCGTCTGACCAGCCTGGTCGACCAGTTGCACCGGGCCCGCACCGACCTGGCGCGGCTGGCGGTCAGCAACGAGCAGTTACGTTTCTCCAGGGACCTGCACGACCTGCTCGGGTACAGCCTCTCCGCCGTGTCCCTGAAGAACGAGCTGATCCGCCGCCTCATCCCGACCAATCCGCACCGGGCCTGCGAAGAGGTCGACGAGGTGCTTGTCATCTCCCGCCAGGCGCTGGCCGATGTGCGCCGGGTCGCCAGCGGGTACCGGGAGATGTCCCTCAGTTCCGAACTCGCCTCCGCCGAATCGGTGCTGGCCGCCGCCGACGTCTCGGTCACCGTCGACACCCAGGACGCCATCGAGCACCTGGGGGTGCTGACGTCCACCGTGCTGGCCACGGTGCTGCGCGAGGGCGTCACCAACCTGCTGCGGCACTCCAAGGCCTCGTGCTGCTGGATCTCCGCCCGGATCGAGGGCGATGCCGTGTGTCTGTCGATCGTCAACGACGGCCTGATACTCGGCTCTCATCTGCGCTCGCCGAGCAACGGCAGCGGGCTGGGCAACCTGGAACGACGACTGGAGGACATCGGCGGCCGGCTGATCACACAACGTCTTCCCGACGCGTCCGACACGGGGCTCTTCCGGCTCTCGGCCGAGGCACCGGTCAAGGAGCACGGTCCGGCACCCCGCACACACGAGTGA
- a CDS encoding DHA2 family efflux MFS transporter permease subunit, producing MSTDKVAAGGGAAGAAKSPGMATLITGLTAFMAGLDNLVVVTALPTIREKLGGSLEQLEWTVNAYTLTFAVLMMFGAALGDRFGRRRMFIAGLLLFTAASAAAAMAPGIGELIAARAVQGAGAAIVMPLSLTLLTQAVPAAKRGAALGIYGALNGLAVAGGPLVGGVVVEHVSWQWIFWINVPVGLLLAPIAYRGLAESRGPNNRLDLPGTFLVSLGILGLVFGLVRANGHGGWGDPQVVGSLVAGAVLVAAFVQWERRTSAPMLPMGMFRNRAFSAVNAGGLLMSVGMFGVVFLITQFMQTIQHLSPTEAGVRMLAWTAMPLLVAPFAGILSDRIGGRPVVAFGLALLAAGFAYWALVMSPDVSYVQQLPGYLLGGVGIACFFAPLLNLTMSSVEVSEQGIASGATSATRELGAALGVAALASVFTHNGGYASGQDFIDGFVPALWVGAAAVALAAIVMLFATRPAAAEQHSAAPEHAEPAPQAAEPAPTATR from the coding sequence ATGAGTACTGACAAAGTCGCCGCCGGCGGCGGGGCGGCCGGGGCAGCGAAGTCCCCGGGCATGGCCACGCTGATCACGGGCTTGACCGCCTTCATGGCGGGCCTCGACAACCTGGTGGTCGTCACCGCGCTCCCCACGATCAGGGAGAAGCTCGGGGGCAGCCTGGAACAGCTGGAATGGACGGTGAACGCCTACACACTGACGTTCGCCGTGCTGATGATGTTCGGTGCCGCCCTCGGTGACCGCTTCGGGCGCCGCCGGATGTTCATCGCCGGCCTGCTGCTGTTCACCGCGGCCTCGGCCGCGGCCGCCATGGCACCGGGCATCGGCGAACTGATCGCCGCCCGCGCCGTACAGGGCGCCGGTGCCGCCATCGTCATGCCGCTCTCCCTCACCCTGCTCACCCAGGCCGTGCCCGCCGCGAAGCGGGGCGCCGCCCTGGGCATCTACGGTGCGCTCAACGGACTCGCCGTGGCGGGCGGCCCCCTGGTGGGCGGCGTCGTGGTGGAACACGTGTCCTGGCAGTGGATCTTCTGGATCAACGTGCCGGTGGGCCTGCTGCTCGCCCCCATCGCCTATCGCGGCCTGGCCGAGAGCCGCGGACCCAACAACCGCCTGGACCTGCCGGGCACCTTCCTGGTCAGCCTCGGCATCCTCGGCCTCGTCTTCGGCCTGGTCCGGGCCAACGGCCACGGCGGCTGGGGCGACCCGCAGGTCGTGGGCTCCCTGGTGGCCGGCGCCGTGCTGGTCGCCGCGTTCGTCCAGTGGGAGCGGCGCACCAGCGCGCCGATGCTGCCCATGGGCATGTTCCGCAACCGGGCCTTCAGCGCCGTCAACGCCGGCGGCCTGCTGATGTCCGTCGGTATGTTCGGCGTGGTCTTCCTCATCACGCAGTTCATGCAGACCATCCAGCACCTCTCGCCGACGGAGGCCGGCGTGCGGATGCTGGCGTGGACGGCGATGCCGCTCCTGGTCGCGCCCTTCGCCGGCATCCTGTCGGACCGGATCGGCGGCCGGCCCGTGGTGGCCTTCGGCCTGGCGCTGCTCGCCGCCGGGTTCGCCTACTGGGCACTGGTGATGAGCCCGGACGTCTCCTACGTACAGCAGCTGCCCGGCTACCTCCTGGGCGGCGTGGGCATCGCCTGCTTCTTCGCCCCGCTCCTCAACCTGACGATGAGCTCCGTCGAGGTCTCCGAGCAGGGCATCGCCTCCGGCGCGACCTCGGCCACCCGGGAACTGGGCGCCGCGCTCGGCGTGGCCGCCCTGGCCAGCGTCTTCACCCACAACGGCGGCTACGCATCGGGCCAGGACTTCATCGACGGCTTCGTGCCCGCCCTGTGGGTCGGCGCGGCGGCCGTGGCACTCGCCGCGATCGTGATGCTCTTCGCCACCCGGCCCGCCGCAGCAGAGCAGCACAGCGCCGCACCGGAGCACGCCGAACCGGCCCCACAGGCCGCCGAACCGGCCCCGACGGCCACCCGCTGA
- the rfbB gene encoding dTDP-glucose 4,6-dehydratase — protein sequence MTTRVLVTGGAGFIGSHYVRTVLGPGGPGDVSITVLDKLTYAGNLANLDEVRAHPRFSFVQGDICDPGLVGKLMAEHDQVVHFAAESHVDRSIDGGAEFVCTNVVGTHTLVDAAHRAGIRVFVHISTDEVYGSIDEGSWPESHPLQPNSPYSSSKASSDLIALSYHRTHGLDVRVTRCSNNYGHHHFPEKLIPLFVTNLLDGGTVPLYGDGRNVRDWLHIDDHVQGIELVRTKGRAGEIYNIGGGTELSNEELTAMLLAACGATWDSVVRVEDRKGHDRRYAVDCTKIREELGYTPRRSFAEGLAETVQWYRDHRRWWEPLRAAAAAEVGPPPPVE from the coding sequence ATGACCACCCGTGTTCTGGTGACCGGCGGCGCCGGGTTCATCGGCTCGCACTACGTCCGTACGGTGCTCGGCCCCGGCGGACCCGGCGATGTCTCGATCACCGTGCTGGACAAGCTGACGTACGCGGGCAACCTGGCCAACCTCGACGAGGTCCGGGCGCACCCGCGTTTCTCCTTCGTGCAGGGCGACATCTGCGACCCCGGTCTGGTCGGCAAACTGATGGCCGAGCACGACCAGGTGGTGCACTTCGCCGCCGAGTCGCATGTCGACCGCTCGATCGACGGCGGCGCCGAGTTCGTGTGCACGAACGTGGTCGGTACGCACACACTCGTCGACGCGGCGCACCGGGCCGGCATCAGGGTTTTCGTGCACATCTCCACCGACGAGGTGTACGGCTCGATCGACGAGGGCTCCTGGCCCGAGAGCCACCCGCTGCAGCCCAACTCGCCGTACTCGTCGTCGAAGGCCTCGAGCGACCTGATCGCGCTGTCGTACCACCGCACCCACGGCCTGGACGTCCGGGTCACCCGCTGTTCGAACAACTACGGCCACCACCACTTCCCCGAGAAGCTCATCCCGCTGTTCGTGACGAACCTCCTCGACGGCGGGACGGTCCCGCTGTACGGCGACGGCCGCAACGTCCGCGACTGGCTGCACATCGACGACCACGTGCAGGGCATCGAACTGGTCCGCACCAAGGGCCGGGCGGGGGAGATCTACAACATCGGAGGCGGCACCGAGCTGTCCAACGAGGAGCTCACCGCCATGCTGCTCGCGGCGTGCGGCGCGACCTGGGACAGCGTCGTCCGGGTCGAGGACCGCAAGGGCCACGACCGGCGTTATGCCGTCGACTGCACGAAAATCCGGGAGGAGTTGGGGTACACACCTCGCAGGAGCTTCGCGGAGGGGCTGGCGGAAACCGTCCAGTGGTACCGCGACCACCGCCGGTGGTGGGAACCGCTCAGGGCGGCGGCGGCTGCGGAGGTGGGGCCTCCGCCTCCGGTTGAGTGA
- a CDS encoding glycosyltransferase — MKVLFASLGNYGHIFPLVPLAQAALEAGHEVWFATSEQFHPILEKEQLRPVTSGLTVPEAFIEAAGGQAFLEANGGAVQASDIPPEVLADLAVKAFGSVLPRTVFADLTPVLESVGPDLVVYESFNPGAGFAAAAAGVPAVCHGIGRVTSNALIGKELFATASDLGVAGKIGHGPTLGNPYIEICPPAVQDQEFLASGVQVIPQRPASFSKPGELPASVTQGEGPLVYLSFGTVVGSAQRLRTAIEGLLPLDVRILVATSDLVDPAELGELPDRVTALSWVPQPEALRHATAIVHHGGHGTTLASLAAGLPQLILPAESDGFANAPAVSETGAGRQLLGEEVSAKAVEAEMRILLTDAAHQEAARRVARDIAALPGPADTVARFPEFIA; from the coding sequence ATGAAGGTTCTCTTCGCAAGCCTCGGAAACTACGGACACATATTCCCCCTCGTTCCGCTCGCCCAGGCAGCACTCGAGGCCGGCCACGAGGTCTGGTTCGCCACCAGCGAGCAGTTCCACCCGATCCTCGAGAAGGAGCAGCTGCGGCCGGTCACCAGCGGGCTCACCGTCCCCGAGGCGTTCATCGAGGCGGCCGGCGGCCAGGCCTTCCTGGAGGCCAACGGCGGTGCCGTACAGGCCAGTGACATCCCGCCCGAGGTGCTGGCGGACCTGGCGGTGAAGGCGTTCGGCTCGGTGCTGCCGCGCACTGTGTTCGCGGATCTCACCCCTGTCCTGGAGTCCGTCGGGCCGGATCTGGTCGTCTACGAGTCGTTCAATCCGGGCGCCGGCTTCGCGGCCGCGGCGGCGGGCGTGCCCGCCGTCTGCCACGGCATCGGCCGGGTCACGTCCAACGCGCTGATCGGGAAGGAACTGTTCGCCACGGCGAGCGACCTGGGAGTGGCCGGCAAGATCGGCCATGGCCCGACCCTGGGCAACCCGTACATCGAAATCTGCCCTCCGGCCGTGCAGGACCAGGAGTTCCTGGCCTCGGGTGTCCAGGTGATACCGCAGCGGCCCGCCTCCTTCAGCAAGCCGGGCGAGCTGCCCGCGAGCGTCACCCAGGGGGAGGGCCCGCTGGTCTATCTGAGCTTCGGCACCGTGGTCGGCTCCGCGCAGCGGCTGCGCACCGCGATCGAGGGCCTGCTGCCGCTGGACGTACGGATCCTCGTCGCGACGAGCGATCTGGTGGACCCGGCCGAGCTGGGTGAACTGCCGGACCGGGTCACCGCGCTGTCCTGGGTGCCGCAGCCCGAGGCACTGCGGCACGCCACCGCCATCGTCCACCACGGCGGCCACGGCACCACGCTGGCCTCGCTGGCCGCGGGACTGCCCCAGCTGATCCTGCCGGCGGAGAGCGACGGCTTCGCCAACGCGCCCGCGGTGAGCGAGACGGGAGCGGGCCGCCAGCTGCTCGGCGAGGAGGTGTCCGCCAAGGCGGTGGAGGCCGAGATGCGCATCCTGCTGACCGACGCCGCACACCAGGAGGCGGCCCGCAGGGTGGCCCGCGACATCGCCGCCCTGCCCGGGCCGGCCGACACGGTCGCGCGGTTCCCCGAGTTCATCGCCTGA